TCCTGTGGTAGGCAGGGACAGATTTAAAACCTTCAAGAATATCTTGGACAATGTCAGGATGAGACTGAACAATCATAGAGTCAAGTTACTCTCTTAGGCaggaaaggaaatttttttgaagGCAGTGATTCAAGCCCTTCCAACCTACACAATGAGTGTCTTTAAGCTACCACTTAATCTACTTCAGTCTATAAACAGTGTAATCCACAACTACTGGTGGGGTCAGCAAGAGAAGGAGCAAAGAATACATTGGATCTCATGGGAGAGAATGGGGCAAGCCAAATCTGAAGGTGGTTTGGGTTTCAAGGATCTTGAAGTATTCAACAAAGCCATGTTGTCCAAGAATTGCTGGAGGATACTCCAAGACCCAACATCACTTGCTACCAAGGTCCTTAAAGCTAAATATTTCCCAAACTCGAGCTTTCAAGTGGCTAAGGTGGGAGCAAAGCCATCCTTTGTATGGAGAAGTCTTCTATCAGCTAGACAGACTATTGAGGCAGGGTCTTTGTGGAGGGTTGGCACAGGAGACAAGGTTAAAATATGGTCAGATAAATGGCTAGTCAAGTCTAAACCAACAATGGTAAGAAGCCCTGTAAAGGTTCTGAGTTCTGAAGCCTTAGTAGCTGAGTTTATCGACCATTCAACCAAGAGCTGGAAAAGGGACCTGGTGCAAGAAATATTCGAAGAAGAGGAAGCTTCAGTGATACTCCAAACTCCCATCAGCTCCTTGAATTCAAAGGACAAGCTCATATGGCATGGCACAAAAAATGGCTCTTTCTCAGTGAAGAGTGCATATCACATggagaaagaaagggaaatgGAAGGAAGAGGCCAAGCCTCAACCAGTAAATCATTTAAAGAAGTATGGAAAAAGATATGGCAGCTCCATGTCCCTCCTATTGACAAGATGTTTATATGGAGAGCATGCCAAGAATCCCTCCCTACCCAGCTCAACTTATTCAAGAAAAAGATAGTGAAGGTACCCCTATGTCCAATTTGCTCAAGAGATgaagaaagtattctacatacTCTATGAAACTGTGAGGCAGCCAAAGATGTTTGGGGCCAATGCTCGATGAGACTGCAAAAAAGTACAAGCTCCCAACTGCCAATGGTGTTGTTCTTTGAGAACATGATCAAAGTTCTCAATGATTCAGAGATGCAGGAATTTGTGATGGTAGCTAGACAGTTATGGCTGAGAAGAAATTCTTTTATCTACAAAAACAAATTCCTACCTCCAAACTGTCTACTCAGAGAAACCAGTTTGAGACTACAGCTGCTAAAAGAAGAGGAGGACAAAATTCAGACTCAAAAGGAGGGCCAACAGACAAAGAATTTAGCTGAGAAGTGGCAAAGTCCTCCTGCAAACTGGTTTAAAGTCAATTGGGATGGGGCAGTAGacaaaacaaaatgcatgattGGCATAGGTGTAGTTGTAAGGGATGAGAAAGGTCAGATCATAGCAACAATGAGGCACAAGAAGATGCAACTCCCCGACCCTCTACTAACAGAATCTTATGGGGCTTTAATAGCTGTTCAGTTTGCCAAGGATCTGGGATTGACACAGATTGAATTGGAGGGTGATTCACTCCTGATAGCAAAGGCACTACAGGAGGAAAATGAAGCGTGGAGCAGTACCAGCATGTTTATCTGTGAGACTAGAACTTAGCTTAAAACTTTTGCAATGTGGCGTGTTTCTCATGTTAGGAGGAATGGTAACAACATAGCCCATTTGTTAGCAAAAGGTTCTCTTAGCATTTCTGATGATTTTAATGTAACTATGGAGGACATTCCTCAGTGTATTTCTCCTTTAGTTCAATGAAATGAAGTAagagtttttcaaaaaaaaaagtaaacatcCAATACTAATTGTAGACAATTATATTAAACTAGAGACCAAGCTATTTTAAAGTAGGGTAAAAAGTAAGCCAAGTTATAAGAGGATCAGGAAAAAACCCTTGTATACAAATTATATTGAAGTTTCTCTTTCATTGCAAGGAAAAGCACCCTTGCCAAGTTCGAGATTTTGCAAATTTCCATGCATCCAAGTCTTCATACGCCATCATGTAAGAATATGATCGAATAAACAATGACAAGCAAACGAACTGTGGGGGGAACTCATCAAGACTCTTCAAAGTCTGAATATATGGTCGCGAAATCCATTCTTGTACCTTTACTCTTAAGGTACCTAGAATAAACATAGGAAGAAAGAGTCAACAAATATTTGTACTGTTGGGTgagaaaattttgtttgaaataagaAACCTACATTGAGATTTAACTGTACTCCTTACTTTTTCCATAGCCATAATTGCCCCCTATTTGTGAACAAAAGGGACATGGACACTAGATAGCCATTGTAGTCGAATATATAGATCAGAGAAAATTACAGGACATTATTCATTGATCTTTTGAGCTTATACATACTACATCCAAATTACAGTAATACCctctaacactccccctcaagctagtgcatatatatcatataaacctaGCTTGGAACAAATAAAGCTTTAACCGTCTACAACACAATGGTTTGGTAAATATATCTGCAAGTTGATCAGTAGACTTCACAAAGGGTGTAGAAACGTCACCACTTAGTATTTTATCCTGAATGAAGGGACGATCAATCTTAATGTGTTTAGACCTCTCATGGAAAACGAGATTAGATGCAATATGCATTGCAGCTTGTTTATCACAAAGTAACTGAAGAGGGACAAGAGCTGGAAACCGaatctcttgaagaaagtgttgcaaCCATATCATCTCACTAGTAGTGTGAGTCGTTGCTCTATATTCAACTTCTGCACTAGACTGAGCTACTATTGTTTGCTTCTTACTGTTCCATGAAACCAAGTTACCTCCCACAAAGGTACAATATTCAATAGTCAATCTTCTATTTGAAGGAGAttcagcccaatcagcatctaaAAAGGCTTTAATTCTAAAATGTCCATTTGATCTATACAACAATGCAATGCTAGGAGCTCGCTTAAAATAACAAAGAATATGGATTACAACATCCAAATGTGAGACCCTGGGCATTTATCGAAATTGGCTCACTGCATAAGAACACCATCCCAATGGGAATGGAACCATTGAGGACTGATG
This genomic interval from Carya illinoinensis cultivar Pawnee chromosome 2, C.illinoinensisPawnee_v1, whole genome shotgun sequence contains the following:
- the LOC122301732 gene encoding uncharacterized protein LOC122301732, with protein sequence MVLFFENMIKVLNDSEMQEFVMVARQLWLRRNSFIYKNKFLPPNCLLRETSLRLQLLKEEEDKIQTQKEGQQTKNLAEKWQSPPANWFKVNWDGAVDKTKCMIGIGVVVRDEKGQIIATMRHKKMQLPDPLLTESYGALIAVQFAKDLGLTQIELEGDSLLIAKALQEENEAWSSTSMFICETRT